A genomic segment from Nodularia sphaerocarpa UHCC 0038 encodes:
- the nadC gene encoding carboxylating nicotinate-nucleotide diphosphorylase, giving the protein MSKFGVLPPWVVLDPLLRGWLLEDIGRGDRTTNSLLSEDVTPGTAKWVAKAPGIIAGLPVAARVFELLNEKVIFEVVVADGTRCEPGQVIAEIHGSLDALLMGERVALNLAMGLSGISTLTHIYVERIADLPAQLVDTRKTTPGLRLLEKYATAVGGAMNHRIGLDDAVMIKDNHIAAAGGIAEAITRIRSRIPFPLTIEVETESLEQVKVALEHKADIIMLDNMPVDMMRQAVELIRQQDSRVKIEASGNVTLETIRTVAETGVDYISSSAPITQSKWLDLSMRITV; this is encoded by the coding sequence GTGAGCAAATTTGGTGTTTTACCGCCTTGGGTAGTTCTAGATCCTTTACTGCGTGGCTGGTTGCTGGAAGATATTGGTCGGGGCGATCGCACTACAAATAGCCTATTATCGGAAGATGTCACCCCAGGAACAGCTAAATGGGTGGCTAAAGCACCAGGGATAATTGCTGGCTTACCTGTTGCAGCTAGGGTGTTTGAGCTTTTAAATGAGAAAGTTATTTTTGAGGTTGTGGTGGCTGACGGTACAAGATGTGAGCCGGGACAGGTTATAGCAGAAATTCATGGTTCCCTCGATGCGTTGCTGATGGGGGAACGGGTGGCGCTGAATTTGGCTATGGGTTTGAGTGGAATTTCTACGCTCACACATATATATGTAGAGCGAATAGCGGATTTACCTGCTCAGTTGGTGGATACGCGCAAGACTACGCCTGGGTTGAGACTGTTGGAGAAGTACGCGACGGCTGTAGGTGGGGCGATGAATCACCGGATCGGTTTGGATGATGCGGTGATGATTAAGGATAATCATATTGCTGCGGCTGGGGGTATTGCAGAAGCTATTACCCGGATTCGTTCTCGGATTCCTTTTCCTCTGACTATTGAGGTGGAGACGGAAAGTTTGGAGCAGGTGAAAGTAGCTTTAGAGCATAAAGCGGATATTATTATGTTGGATAATATGCCTGTGGATATGATGCGTCAGGCTGTGGAGTTGATTCGTCAGCAGGATAGTAGGGTGAAGATTGAGGCTTCTGGAAATGTGACTTTGGAGACGATTCGCACTGTGGCTGAGACTGGGGTTGACTATATATCTAGTAGTGCGCCAATTACTCAGTCAAAATGGTTGGATTTGAGTATGAGGATTACTGTTTAA
- the argS gene encoding arginine--tRNA ligase, producing MNATQEQLKLKLEQALVAAFGDEYAGVDPILVTASNPKFGDYQANVALSLSKRLGQQPRAIASAIVEKLDVSNFCETPEIAGPGFINLKLKVAYLEAQLNAIQADSRLGVPKTETPKREIVDFSSPNIAKEMHVGHLRSTIIGDSIARILEFQGHDVLRLNHVGDWGTQFGMLITYLREVYPEALTTANALDIGDLVSFYRKAKQRFDEDEAFQETARQEVVRLQAGAEDTLHAWKLLCEQSRREFQIIYDLLDVQVIERGESFYNPQLPSVVEDLTKSGSLVENQGAKVVFLEGFTNREGEPMPLIVQKSDGGYNYATTDLAALRYRIQQDEAKRIIYVTDSGQSNHFAQFFQVARKAGWVPDDVELVHVPFGLVLGEDGKKFKTRSGDTVRLRDLLDEAVIRARADLEARLKEEEREETEEFISEVAEIVGISAVKYADLSQNRTSDYIFSYDKMLDLKGNTAPYMLYAYARIQGISRKGGINFAELGENVKVLLQHDTELALAKYLLQLDRVIGSVEQELLPNRLCEYLYELSKKFNQFYDRNQGVRVLEAEEPLRTSRLVLCDLTARTLRLGLDLLGIQVLERM from the coding sequence ATGAACGCTACACAAGAACAACTAAAACTTAAACTTGAGCAGGCTTTGGTGGCTGCTTTTGGCGATGAGTACGCCGGAGTAGATCCGATTTTGGTGACTGCGAGTAATCCTAAATTTGGTGATTATCAGGCAAATGTGGCTTTATCTCTGAGTAAAAGGTTGGGACAGCAACCAAGGGCGATCGCCTCTGCTATTGTGGAGAAATTAGATGTATCTAATTTTTGCGAAACACCAGAGATAGCTGGTCCTGGTTTTATCAATCTTAAGCTCAAAGTTGCATACTTAGAAGCACAACTCAACGCTATTCAGGCAGATTCTAGGTTAGGAGTTCCCAAGACGGAAACGCCAAAACGAGAAATTGTGGATTTCTCTAGTCCGAATATTGCTAAGGAAATGCACGTGGGACATTTGCGTTCTACGATTATCGGTGATTCTATCGCCCGGATTTTGGAATTTCAAGGACATGATGTACTGCGGTTAAATCATGTCGGTGATTGGGGTACGCAGTTTGGGATGTTAATTACCTACTTGCGGGAAGTTTACCCAGAAGCCTTAACTACTGCTAATGCTTTAGATATTGGAGATTTAGTCAGTTTCTACCGCAAAGCTAAACAGCGCTTTGATGAAGATGAGGCTTTTCAAGAGACTGCGCGACAGGAAGTTGTGAGATTACAAGCAGGTGCTGAAGATACGCTTCATGCTTGGAAACTTTTATGTGAACAGTCTCGGCGAGAGTTTCAGATAATTTATGATTTGCTGGATGTGCAAGTCATTGAACGGGGAGAATCGTTCTATAATCCCCAACTTCCTTCAGTGGTGGAAGATTTAACAAAATCTGGGTCACTGGTGGAGAATCAAGGCGCTAAGGTGGTTTTCCTGGAAGGTTTTACTAACCGGGAAGGCGAACCTATGCCTTTGATTGTGCAAAAATCGGACGGTGGTTATAACTACGCGACTACAGATTTAGCAGCTTTGCGTTACCGGATTCAGCAAGATGAAGCTAAACGAATCATTTATGTAACGGATTCTGGACAAAGTAACCATTTTGCTCAATTCTTCCAAGTCGCACGCAAGGCGGGATGGGTTCCTGATGATGTGGAACTGGTTCATGTTCCCTTTGGTTTGGTATTAGGGGAAGATGGGAAAAAATTTAAAACTCGTTCTGGTGATACTGTCAGGTTACGGGATTTATTAGATGAGGCTGTGATTCGCGCCCGTGCAGATTTAGAAGCTAGATTAAAGGAAGAAGAACGAGAAGAAACTGAAGAATTTATTAGTGAAGTTGCTGAGATAGTTGGTATCAGTGCGGTTAAATATGCTGATTTAAGTCAGAATCGTACCAGTGACTATATTTTTAGCTACGATAAGATGCTGGATCTGAAGGGGAATACTGCTCCCTATATGTTGTATGCTTATGCACGGATTCAGGGAATTAGCCGCAAGGGTGGGATTAATTTTGCTGAGTTGGGTGAGAATGTGAAGGTGCTTTTGCAGCATGACACGGAGTTGGCTTTGGCTAAGTATTTACTGCAATTGGATCGGGTGATTGGTAGTGTTGAGCAAGAGTTGCTACCTAATCGTTTATGTGAATATTTGTATGAGTTGAGTAAGAAGTTTAATCAGTTTTATGATCGGAATCAGGGGGTACGGGTGCTTGAAGCTGAGGAACCTTTACGGACTTCTCGTTTGGTTTTGTGTGATTTGACTGCTAGAACTTTGCGGTTGGGTTTGGATTTGCTGGGGATTCAGGTGTTGGAGAGGATGTAG
- a CDS encoding Lin0512 family protein: protein MVRKRLIIEMGMGIDQHGQEPTVAAARAVRNAIAHNALPGVWEVAGLNDPNEMIVEVQVAVPYPEQVREAEVLAVLPFGRKTLTVESGGMVVQGKAIASLNDKNDEMLIAVASVTVLIEN from the coding sequence GTGGTGCGTAAACGCTTAATTATTGAAATGGGTATGGGGATAGATCAACATGGACAGGAACCCACAGTAGCAGCAGCAAGAGCAGTGCGTAATGCGATCGCCCACAACGCCTTACCTGGTGTTTGGGAAGTCGCCGGTTTGAACGATCCCAACGAAATGATTGTAGAAGTACAGGTAGCCGTTCCCTATCCCGAACAAGTCAGAGAAGCAGAAGTCTTAGCCGTACTACCCTTTGGGCGGAAAACCTTAACCGTAGAATCTGGGGGAATGGTAGTACAAGGAAAAGCGATCGCCTCACTCAACGACAAAAATGACGAAATGTTGATAGCTGTCGCATCTGTCACCGTTTTGATTGAAAATTAA